Within the Candidatus Eisenbacteria bacterium genome, the region GCGTGCGGCGCGATGAGAGCCATCGGACCGGGGACCGGCCGGTCGACCGCGTCCTCGAGGTAGCAGTCGATCGCCCGGCGAAGCTCGGATGGATCCGCAGGATAGAAACTCCCCGCAACCGCCTCGGGACGGGTTTCTCCGAGCGCCTCGCCCGGACCGGCGATGATGAGGGCAGTCAATATGAGAAAGACGAGCCCACCAAGCGGGACGGGTGAGCCGCTGTTGCCAGCCCGAGATCCCCGCCCGCAGTAGAAAACGCGGAGGGGAGGAAGGGAGATCCGTGTAGCCTGGGCTCCGCGCGCGTTTTCGTCGCGAGGGCGGGAAGCGCGCGGCGAGAGGCCGACCTGGACGAGCCGCTTCCGGAAGCGTAGCCCCGGCGCTACACTGAGGAAGCGGCGACGGAAGGGAGGCCTCGCAGCCCGAGATCCCCGCCCGCAGTAGAAAACGCGCGCGGAGCCCAGGCTACCAGAGGCCCGCGATCGCGGTGCCGCAAGCCTCACACGCCCCTCCCTTCAGGCGCGCCGCGCGGACGGAGAAGCCCCTCCGTTCCACGACGATCTCCCCGCACCCAGGGCAGAAGGTATGGTTCCCCGGATGCCCGGGAACGTTGCCGACGTATGGATAGCGAAGACCCGCGGCGAGAGCGATCTCCCGCGCGCGTTCCAGCGTCGAGATTGGGGTCGGCGGAAGGTTCATCAATTGATAATCCGGATGAAAACGAGTGAAGTGCACAGGGACGTCCGGCCCCGCCTCGCCGACTACCCATTCACAAAGACCCTTCAGGTCTTCTTCCGAATCATTGAGAGTGGGAACGACGAGGTTGACGATCTCCAGATGGACTCCTTTCGCCGCGATCGTCCGGATCGTGCGGAGAACGGGCGCGAGGTCCGCCCCGCATACGTTCCGATAGAAGTCCTCGCTATATCCCTTGAGATCGATCTTGATCGCGTCGAGTATCGTGCAGAACTCGGCGAGCGGCTCGGAATTCATGAAACCGCAACTGACGAGGACATGACGGATTCCGCGAGGTTTCCCCTCGTTCACGATATCCCGTATGTACTCGAAGAAGACGGTCGGCTCGTTGTAGGTGAACGCGATCACGGGCGCCCCGTTGCGCTCCGCGCCCCGCACGATCGCAGCCGGAGTGATCTCGGGCGCGTTCAGATCCTCCGGGCTCGCCTGCGAAAGCTCCCAGTTCTGGCAGAACCTGCATCGAAGCGGACAGCCCGCCGTTCCGATCGAGTAGGCGAGAGACCCGGGGAGGAAATGATAGAAGGGCTTCTTCTCGATCGGATCGGTGTGGACTGCCGCCGGACGGCCGTAGGAGAGCGTCCTGAGCGTACCGCCGACGTTCTCGCGCACGCGACACCGGCCGCGTTCGCCGCCCTGGATCGCACACTCGTGCGCGCAGAGAAAGCACTTCACAAGCCGGGGGTCGTGCTCGAAGGCGGGGTCGAGCGCATCGGCGTCCGCGTGGCAGCGCGCGCAGTTCCCGGCTGCTCCCGCGACGGAGGACCAATAAGAGGCCTCCGGGGCACCTTGCGCGAGGGGACTCGCTCCGCGGGCCGCCGCCTCGACGGACCGGCCGAAAAGCGCCTCCAGCCAGGGTGGGGCCGCCAAGAGGAGCGCCCCCCCGACCGCACCGGCGCGCCCGGTGCACGCGAGGAATCGGCGTCTCGTCAGTCCGCGTTCGGCCATCTCTTCCGCTCGCACGCTCGCCGCGTGCATCGGGGATTCGTTCTTATCTTCTCACATTTGTCGCGACGCGGCAATCCCCGAGCGGAGATGCGGCCCGACCGACCGAGGCGGTCGACTCAGGAGCTCGAACTCCTTACAATGAACCGAGAGCGAGGACGGGGAGGTGGACGAGCCGATGCGTTTCGAAGACGACCGCTACTGCTACCTTTGCGGACCGGCGAACCC harbors:
- the amrS gene encoding AmmeMemoRadiSam system radical SAM enzyme, whose product is MAERGLTRRRFLACTGRAGAVGGALLLAAPPWLEALFGRSVEAAARGASPLAQGAPEASYWSSVAGAAGNCARCHADADALDPAFEHDPRLVKCFLCAHECAIQGGERGRCRVRENVGGTLRTLSYGRPAAVHTDPIEKKPFYHFLPGSLAYSIGTAGCPLRCRFCQNWELSQASPEDLNAPEITPAAIVRGAERNGAPVIAFTYNEPTVFFEYIRDIVNEGKPRGIRHVLVSCGFMNSEPLAEFCTILDAIKIDLKGYSEDFYRNVCGADLAPVLRTIRTIAAKGVHLEIVNLVVPTLNDSEEDLKGLCEWVVGEAGPDVPVHFTRFHPDYQLMNLPPTPISTLERAREIALAAGLRYPYVGNVPGHPGNHTFCPGCGEIVVERRGFSVRAARLKGGACEACGTAIAGLW